The segment TCCGTCTTTATCGGTTACTTTAATGAAAGTGTCAATCAGGTCAAAGTTCACGTTCTTGGGCAGGATGTCCTCGCCAATACCTTCAGTGGCATACGGGTAGATTTCCTCTTCGTCAAAGATGCCGGTCTCCTTGTATTTCTTGAACACGGAGCCGTAGGTGTCAATGCCTACTACTTTGATACCAGCATTCTGCTCTTTCAGGAATTTGGAGATACCGCAGATGGTACCGCCCGTTCCTACGCCCGAAGCAAAGCAGGTGATTTTTCCATCGGCCTGTCTCCAAATCTCGGGGCCGCTGGTGTCATAGTGCGCCGCAGTGTTGGAAAGGTTATCGTACTGGTTTGGGTAAAATGAGTTGGTAATCTCCTGGTTCAGACGCTTGGCGACAGAATAGTAAGAATCTGGGTGCTCAGGCGCCACATTGGTAGGGCAAACCACTACCTCGGCTCCAACTGCCTTCAAAATGTTTATCTTCTCAGGGCTCTGCTTGTCAGACATGGTGAAGATACACTTATAACCTTTGGCAATAGCGGCCAAGGCCAATCCCATGCCCGTGTTACCAGAGGTTCCTTCAATGATGGTTCCGCCTGGCTTCAGGATTCCCGCCTTCTCGGCGTCTTCCACCATGCGCAGGGCCATGCGGTCTTTCACTGAGTTGCCTGGGTTGAAATACTCTACTTTCGCTAACACAGTGGCTTTTACTCCATCTGTGACGCTGTTCAGCTTCACCAGTGGCGTGTTACCAATGGCCTCTATAACATTATTGAAATACATACCTCTCTTCTTGGTTATTGACTCTTAGAATCAGGCACAAAGGTAACTAAAAAATTCAGACCTGCCGCCCGGGTAGAACGGATATAGGCTACCAGCGTGGATTGTAGAAACTGGTGGTGTCTCTGAAAAAACGGTTGTAGCGCAAACGGGCCTGCCTGATGGAATCTTGTCTGATCATGAGCCTCTCCAGTTCTTTCTGGCGCTCGCGCTCCTCCATGAGTTTAGCCACACGGGTGCGTTGCTTCCCTTCCTTAGAGAACTGCTCATACAAGAAACTCAAAGGGCTGGTGATAATGTCTGGCGGCGTAGGTGGACTGGGCGGAATGATGATGCGCGGCACGGTCACGTTCATGCGGGGTTTGGGCGGGGCCGGACGCGGCTTCATATTCCGGAGCACCCGGTCTACTTTCTCCGGAGACAAAGGCGATACTTTCACCTCCCGTAATTTCACGCTTTCTTCCTGCAGCAAGATGTTTACCCGTAACTCTGTCACGCTGCGCAACGAAGGCACGTAGATTTTTTGAGCAAACCCCAACGCCCGGAACACGAGCGTATCTGATGAGGAAATCTGTATTCTGAACGCACCCTGGGCATTGGTGGCCTGCCCCTGGCCGGTGCTCTTCAGGTAGACAGACACCCCCGCAATGGGTGCTTTGGTATCTTCCCGCAAAACTTGTCCGCTTACCCAGATATTATGGTTCCTGGTTTGGGCTACGGCCTTCTGCCACACCAGCAGACTAACTAAAAATAAAGTTAAAAAGCAGAAACGCTTACTCATAGAATACAGAAGGGCAGAAACAGCAATGAAAAAAGGCTTGCCTTTCTTACGGGCAAGCCTTTCAAAGATACTGAGAGAACGGTTAGTTCTCCAGTTTTATTTTAGTGTCACCAGACTTGTACTTCACCTCGTCTTTCTCACGTTTCAGTTTGGCGTCGTCGGTTTTGATTTTAGTCTCATTTGGCTCTTTCTTCACCTTGAGGTTATCTGTCTTCAGTTTAGACTCAGCGCCTTCTCTTTTTATTTTGATGTTGTCTGTTTTCACTTTAGACTCGTCTCCTTCTACTTTCAGTTTGGAGCCATCCTGGGTCTTATATTTAGTTTCACCGCTGTAGTATTTCTGACGGTTAGCCTCATACATTTTAAACTGCTCAGGAGTTAAGAAGCCTTTTACTTCCATGTCAACATTTGAGTTGATAGACTCCATTTCGCTGTAATACTGGGTAGGATAATCTTCTGGGTAGCCAGATACTTGCATAGATGAACTCTGCACGGCCATGCCGCTATCCATCATGTTATCTTCCTCTACCATCACGTCTTTGCTCATGGTGCTTTCGCTATCAGCGGCCATACCAGCACTCTGGTTCGTGCTGCTGTAACGGGTCTCCAGCTCATTCATCATGCGGGCCCTGTTGTACATCACTGTACGAATGCGGGCCTGCGTAGCCTCATCTAACCTCAAATCCTGTGAAATCCGGGAAGACATACGATTGGCTCTTTCCCGTGACTCTTGCTCATAGTTGTAAACGGTGGAAGAATCATTGGTCTCGCCAGACGCACTATCTGGGGTGCTGCTGTCGTTTTCGTTGGTTTCTGTTGAAGTACCAGCATCTTCGCGGCAAGCAGAGAAAGCCAAAGCTCCTGCTACCATAAACATCAACATATGCTTTTTCATAATCTATTTTCTTTTGTAAAACATCTGGCGCCAAGAAGCTTAGCTTATTCCAGCTTTTTTACGCACCTCTGCAAAGCAAGTTTTACCTCAATTGCACTTAACTAAGCTTACTTCTTCTGAACCAATTTCCACGGCCATCTCAATAAAACTAAAAAATCCTGATTACAGCTTGTTTTAGGCAAAACAGGCTATAATCAGGATTTGTACTCTTCTTAAAAGAAGAATTGAAAAATTTTTAACTGAGGAGGATCGCTCAGGCTCTTTTACGCCCGTTTGAACTCAAAAACCGTGATCTCTGGCAGGAACCCTACCCGGCCATGATAGCCTAAGAACCCCAGCCCCACATTTACATACAAATACTGCCGGCCTTTTTGGTACAGCCCAGCCCATTGCTTGTATACATATTGCACAGGACTCCACTTCCAGCCGGGTATGTTCACCCCAAACTGCATGCCATGGGTGTGCCCAGACAACATCAGGTCAATGTCTGGGTACTTGATGTTTACTTCGCCATCCCAATGTGAGGGGTCATGCGAAAGCAAAATCTTAAATGGGTATTTCTCGGTACCGGCATAAGCCTTAGACAGAATGCCGTACTTAGGGAAATTCATGCGGTGGCCCCAGTTTTCCACGCCTAACAAAGCAATCTGCTGCCCGTTCCGCTCCAGCACCCGGTGCTCATTCAACAGTATGTCCCAGCCCGCTCTTCGGTGGTGACCTACCAGCGTGTTCAGGTTCTCCATTTTCGCTTCGCGGCTCTCCCAAGCCACATAATCGCCGTAATCATGGTTCCCTAATATAGAAAACACCCCGTTCTTAGCCTTGATTTTGGCCAGCGTAGGGATATAAGGCTCCACCTCTGAAGCTACGTTGTTCACAATATCACCGGTAAACACCACCACATCGGCGGCCTGTTGGTTGATGATGGCCACCGCTTTCTCCAGCGGCTCCGCAGAATGGAAACTTCCTGAGTGCATGTCAGTGATCTGCAGCAGCCGGAACCCGTCAAAGGCCGGCGGCAAATTTGGGAACCTAAGCGTCACTTTTTTCACCTGGTAGTCATAAGCTCCTTTTACCATTCCCCAGATAAGCGTGGCAAACGGAAGCGCTCCCATTATCAACGCCAGTTGGCTCATGAATTTGTGGCGGGACACGTCAAATTTAGGTTGGTCTGGTCCTCGCATGGTATTGGAGAGCCATTGCACCAGCCGCACCAGGTCATCCAGGAACAGGAAAAGCACAATCACCACCTTGGAGACAAACAGGATAAACAGCACATTGGCCACTTGCATGCGCATAGGGTTAGGCGCTGAGCCCCGGGTGAGCAAGGCCAATAACAGGGTTCCTAGCGTGAAAAGGCTGATGGCCCAGTAAACAATGAAGGCGGCCTTTTTGGCGCCCGGGGTAAAGCCCGCCGCCACGGTACGTACGGCCTGGAAAACATATATATCTATTACTAAGACAAGTATTAACGTGATGATCAGTCTGGTCATAAAATTCAATAAAGCTACTTCTGGGCGGCAAACCTACGCCGTGACAAGCAAACATGTACGTGGTTTTGTAATTAAGCGGTGAACTATTTGTAAATGTTTAAGCTTATACAGACAATTTCAACCTGATTTTCTGAAACTAAGCTCCTAACGTATGTCTACCGCCTACGCTGCTGCTCCGCTCTCCATCAAATCCTGGGCCGAAGAAGACCGCCCCCGGGAAAAACTCCTCCTGAAAGGCCGCGCCGCACTATCCGATGCCGAACTGATTGGCATCCTGATTGGCTCTGGCACTCCCAGCTTAAGCGCAGTAGACGTGGCAAAACTTATCCTGAACGCTGTAGACAATGACCTCAATGCCTTGGCCCGACTTACGGTAAAAGAACTGCAAAAGCACAGAGGCATCGGCGAAGCCAAAGCCATCTCCATTGTGAGCGCTCTGGAACTAGGCCGCCGCCGCAAAGAGGCTGCCCCGGTGGTAAAAACCCGCATCACCTGCTCCACTGATATCTACGACTACATCCGCCCGCACCTTCTGGATTTGCCCCACGAGGAGTTCTGGATCATTCTGCTGAACCGGGCAAACACCATCATGAAGAAAATCCAGATCAGTACGGGTGGGGTGGCTGGTACCGTAGCTGACCCGAAACTTATCTTCAAGCACGCCCTGGAGAACCTGGCCAGCGCTATCATCCTGGTCCACAACCACCCATCCGGACAACTGAAGCCTAGCGCTGCTGACATTGCTTTAACCAAGAAGCTACAAGAGGCCGGAAAGGTTTTAGACCTGCCCATCTTAGATCACCTGATCTTCACCGATAACAGCTACTACAGCTTCGCGGACGAGGATCTGCTGTAAGAATTTTGTTTGTTGATTTGCCTGTCTGGAAGGTAGTCGCTGAAAAGTGGCTGCCTTCTTTTTTGGCCTGCTTTCTGAAAATGGGGCAAAAAGCAGCGTACGGGAGTAATCCAGTGAAGGGAAGATTTAAAGCGAGGTGTATCAATTTCTTTCCGACCTTTGCGGCTTCAACCTGACTTTGTTCATGAAAGGATTCAAATACATTATTTTGGTAGGCGTGCTGCTCATAGTGGGCTACCTGATGAAAGATCTGTTTTTCAATGACGAGAGCTACACTCAGGCTGTCTTGAAATTCAGAGAAAACAAGGATCTCTCCTTTAGAAGCGTCACCCGCTCTCCCCTCCCTGATTCTATGCGGCGCACGTTTAACAAACTCAACTACTACGCCCCATCCCGCAATTTTGAAATCAATGCTGACTTCACGCCCATTGAAAGCAAAGAACCGGTTGCCATGCCCATGACCACGGGTACGCAGGAACCTTATTTTGTAAAGGGAAAAGCCTCGTTTGAGTTGGAAGGCCAGGAGCATACCCTTACCCTGTTTCAGAAAGCCGGCTCCGTCTCAGATACCCTGTTTATCCCGTTCACCGACCAAACAAACGGTTTTGAGACCTACGGCGGCGGTCGCTACTTAGACGCTATCCCCAATGGACAAACTATTGTGCTGGATTTCAACAAAGCCTACAACCCCTTCTGCGCTTACAATCCAGAGTTTGCCTGCCCGATGCCCCCGGCTGAGAACCGCTTAAAGGTAAAAATTCCCGCTGGAGAGCAGGCGTTTGCTAAATAAAATTGGCAAGTTTTGATTCTTGATTTCTTAAGTTATACGCTAGCGCGAGCCTCCGGCTCGTGTCCACACGCAAGGCTGAATTGATTTTATAATTCTATAAAGAGGACCAGGAATACATGCGGACACGAGCCGGAGGCTCGCGCCAGCGTAGGTCTGCCTGTGCTATACAGTTAACACAAAATACCTCGTAGTGTCCGAAGTTCCTACGAGTGTCTAAGCCACCACCGTCTCAAGCCTGTTTTCTCCAAAACAGCCCCAAAACACCTCTGCAAACAAGTTCTGCTACTGCATGGAGGCTTCAGACACACCCCATTCCATAAAAAATCATCCCTTTACGTCCATCTTCCCCAGTTTTTGGTAATTTTGAAAATTGCAGCCGCAGAACGGCTGGTAGGGGGCGGCGTTGCTGCACCTGTCACACCCTGAGATTAACACCATGCGCATATCACTGGATTGGTTAAAGACTTTAATTGCTATAGATAAACCCGCCCAGGAAGTGGGCAAACTCCTCACAGATGCCGGTTTAGAGGTAGAAGGCATTGAAACTGTTGACGTAGTGACTGGCGGCCTGAAGGGGATGGTCATTGGAGAAGTGCTGACCTGTGCTAAACACCCCGATGCCGACAAACTAAGCGTGACCACCGTGGATACCGGCGAAGGCGAGCCCAAGCACATTGTGTGCGGCGCGGCCAACGTAGCAGCGGGCCAGAAAGTAGTCATTGCCACCGTAGGCGCCACTTTGTACCCAGACGGCGGCGAGCCTTTCCAGATCAAAAAATCAAAAATCAGGGGAGCCGTGTCTGAAGGCATGATCTGTGCCGAGGACGAAATAGGCTTGGGCACCGACCACTCCGGCATCATGGTGCTAGACACCAATCTACCCAACGGAACACCTGCCGCCCAGTACTTCGGGTTGGCTTCTGACGAGGTGTTCGAGATTGGTTTGACGCCCAACCGCGCCGATGCCGCCTCTCACTTAGGCGTAGCACGTGACTTACAGGCTCTGCTCAAAACCCCGTATCAACTGCCAGACTTAAGCAACTTCAAAGTAACCAACACCAACCTACCCATCTCTGTGGAGGTGGAAAACCTGGAGGCTTGCCCCCGTTATGCTGGCGTTACCCTTTCCGGGGTGAAAGTGCAGGAGTCGCCAAAGTGGTTGCAGCAGCGCTTACGGGCCATCGGGTTGTCGCCTATCAATAACGTGGTAGACGTGACCAATTATGTGCTGCACGAATTAGGTCAGCCCCTGCACGCTTTTGATGCTGAAAAAATCAAAGGAAGTAAGATCATTGTAAAGAATGCCTCTGAAGGCGCGAAGTTCACCACCTTAGACAGCGTGGAGCGCACCTTACGCACCGAAGACCTTACCATCAGCAACGCTGAGGAACCGATGGTTTTGGCGGGTGTGTTCGGTGGTTTGCAGGCCGGCGTGACCGAGGCAACCCAAAACATCTTCCTGGAAAGCGCTTACTTCTCCCCAGCCGGCATCCGGAAAACGTCTCAGACGCACGGCATCAAAACTGATTCATCGTTCCGTTTTGAGCGCGGCACTGACCCTAATATGGTGATCACGGCTTTGAAAAGAGCTGCTTTATTGATCCAGGAAATAGCCGGCGGTACCATTTCTTCTGAGATTGTGGATGTGTATCCAACCCCAATTGAGCCCACCCAAATCCGGGTAAGCTACGCCCGTGTACACCAGTTGATCGGTCAGCACATCGGCGAAGCCAGAATCAAGGAGATCTTAACGGATCTGGGCATCAATATTCTAGAGGAAACCGCTGAGGGCTTGCTCCTGTCTATTCCGCCGCACAAGGTAGACGTAACCCGCGAGGCCGATGTGGTGGAAGAGGTATTGCGTATTTACGGCTACAACAACATTCACCTGAGCGAGAACCTGGCTGCGAGTTTCTTGGCCAAGTTCCCCAACCCTGATCCTGAGGTCATCACCAAACGCATCGCGGATGCCTTGGCAGCTAATGGGTTCTTAGAAACCATCACCAATTCGCTTACTAACTCCAACTACTACAAAGACGCGGAAGGTAACACGTCAGCTGAACTGGTACCTATTTTGAACTACAACTCTGAGGACCTGGATGCCATGCGCCTGACGCTGGTGTACTCTGGTTTGGAGGTACTGCGCCACAACATCAACCGCCGTCAGCGTGATCTGAAAGTATTTGAGATTGGAAAGGTGTACCGCAAAGAAGGCGAGAAATACAAAGAGAGCAACTACCTGGCTTTGTTCATGACGGGCAACCGCGCCGCCGAAAGCTGGCAACAGGCTACCGCCAAGGCTTCTTTCCATGATTTGGCCGGACAGGTACAGAAGGTCCTGACCCTTTGCCGTCAGCCTAACTTAACCACCAAGCCTACAGAGCACCCGTACCTGTCAGGCGGCGTCACTTACCAGAAAGGCGATGTTACGTTGGGTCACATCGGGTTGCTGAAAGATAGCGTGTGCAAGCAGGTAGACGTGAAGGAGCAAGTGTGGTTCGCTGAGCTAAATTGGGATTATTTGCTGCGCAACTACAAAGAGAAGCTGGTGTTTGAGGAACTCTCCAAATTCCCGGAAGTGCGCCGCGACTTGTCTTTGGTGGTGGAAAAATCCGTATCTTTTGACCAAATCAAACAGGTAGCCCAGCGCGTGGAGCGGAAACTCCTGCAGGATGTGAACGTGTTTGACGTGTACGAGGGAGATAAGATTGAAAGTGGCAAGAAAGCCATTGCCATCAGCTTTACCCTGCAAGACAAGAACCAAACACTTACTGACA is part of the Rufibacter tibetensis genome and harbors:
- a CDS encoding carboxypeptidase-like regulatory domain-containing protein, encoding MSKRFCFLTLFLVSLLVWQKAVAQTRNHNIWVSGQVLREDTKAPIAGVSVYLKSTGQGQATNAQGAFRIQISSSDTLVFRALGFAQKIYVPSLRSVTELRVNILLQEESVKLREVKVSPLSPEKVDRVLRNMKPRPAPPKPRMNVTVPRIIIPPSPPTPPDIITSPLSFLYEQFSKEGKQRTRVAKLMEERERQKELERLMIRQDSIRQARLRYNRFFRDTTSFYNPRW
- a CDS encoding metallophosphoesterase, which produces MTRLIITLILVLVIDIYVFQAVRTVAAGFTPGAKKAAFIVYWAISLFTLGTLLLALLTRGSAPNPMRMQVANVLFILFVSKVVIVLFLFLDDLVRLVQWLSNTMRGPDQPKFDVSRHKFMSQLALIMGALPFATLIWGMVKGAYDYQVKKVTLRFPNLPPAFDGFRLLQITDMHSGSFHSAEPLEKAVAIINQQAADVVVFTGDIVNNVASEVEPYIPTLAKIKAKNGVFSILGNHDYGDYVAWESREAKMENLNTLVGHHRRAGWDILLNEHRVLERNGQQIALLGVENWGHRMNFPKYGILSKAYAGTEKYPFKILLSHDPSHWDGEVNIKYPDIDLMLSGHTHGMQFGVNIPGWKWSPVQYVYKQWAGLYQKGRQYLYVNVGLGFLGYHGRVGFLPEITVFEFKRA
- the radC gene encoding RadC family protein, which produces MSTAYAAAPLSIKSWAEEDRPREKLLLKGRAALSDAELIGILIGSGTPSLSAVDVAKLILNAVDNDLNALARLTVKELQKHRGIGEAKAISIVSALELGRRRKEAAPVVKTRITCSTDIYDYIRPHLLDLPHEEFWIILLNRANTIMKKIQISTGGVAGTVADPKLIFKHALENLASAIILVHNHPSGQLKPSAADIALTKKLQEAGKVLDLPILDHLIFTDNSYYSFADEDLL
- a CDS encoding DUF1684 domain-containing protein, encoding MKGFKYIILVGVLLIVGYLMKDLFFNDESYTQAVLKFRENKDLSFRSVTRSPLPDSMRRTFNKLNYYAPSRNFEINADFTPIESKEPVAMPMTTGTQEPYFVKGKASFELEGQEHTLTLFQKAGSVSDTLFIPFTDQTNGFETYGGGRYLDAIPNGQTIVLDFNKAYNPFCAYNPEFACPMPPAENRLKVKIPAGEQAFAK
- the pheT gene encoding phenylalanine--tRNA ligase subunit beta — its product is MRISLDWLKTLIAIDKPAQEVGKLLTDAGLEVEGIETVDVVTGGLKGMVIGEVLTCAKHPDADKLSVTTVDTGEGEPKHIVCGAANVAAGQKVVIATVGATLYPDGGEPFQIKKSKIRGAVSEGMICAEDEIGLGTDHSGIMVLDTNLPNGTPAAQYFGLASDEVFEIGLTPNRADAASHLGVARDLQALLKTPYQLPDLSNFKVTNTNLPISVEVENLEACPRYAGVTLSGVKVQESPKWLQQRLRAIGLSPINNVVDVTNYVLHELGQPLHAFDAEKIKGSKIIVKNASEGAKFTTLDSVERTLRTEDLTISNAEEPMVLAGVFGGLQAGVTEATQNIFLESAYFSPAGIRKTSQTHGIKTDSSFRFERGTDPNMVITALKRAALLIQEIAGGTISSEIVDVYPTPIEPTQIRVSYARVHQLIGQHIGEARIKEILTDLGINILEETAEGLLLSIPPHKVDVTREADVVEEVLRIYGYNNIHLSENLAASFLAKFPNPDPEVITKRIADALAANGFLETITNSLTNSNYYKDAEGNTSAELVPILNYNSEDLDAMRLTLVYSGLEVLRHNINRRQRDLKVFEIGKVYRKEGEKYKESNYLALFMTGNRAAESWQQATAKASFHDLAGQVQKVLTLCRQPNLTTKPTEHPYLSGGVTYQKGDVTLGHIGLLKDSVCKQVDVKEQVWFAELNWDYLLRNYKEKLVFEELSKFPEVRRDLSLVVEKSVSFDQIKQVAQRVERKLLQDVNVFDVYEGDKIESGKKAIAISFTLQDKNQTLTDKVIDSTMSRLMQQFEHQLGAVIRK